The following are encoded together in the Myxococcus xanthus genome:
- the menH gene encoding 2-succinyl-6-hydroxy-2,4-cyclohexadiene-1-carboxylate synthase, with amino-acid sequence MGVKLAYETWGEGSRPLVLLHGFTGSRRAFDGLRPLLGRDVRAVAVDLPGHGATPLPDQRGREAFVETVDALVALVDSLGQGPVDLLGYSQGARVALAAAVRAPDRFGRLIMESGSPGLHRRQERAARREADGQLAAFIRSRGVDAFVDRWEQLPLFDGLRQLPQERRDALRSQRRACTAEGLAGALECLGLGVQPDFWPELHAQRLPTLLLTGASDSKFTQIARRMATELPVVWRHAFEDCGHAPHLEAPEAYVREVLGFLQTPWYEAPQFDSPMPVREGRVAS; translated from the coding sequence ATGGGCGTGAAGCTGGCTTACGAGACGTGGGGTGAGGGCTCCCGTCCGCTCGTGTTGCTGCACGGCTTCACCGGCAGCCGCAGGGCCTTCGACGGGCTGCGTCCGCTCCTGGGCCGCGACGTGCGCGCGGTGGCGGTGGACCTCCCCGGTCATGGGGCCACGCCGCTGCCGGACCAGCGGGGGCGTGAGGCCTTCGTGGAGACGGTGGACGCGCTCGTCGCGCTGGTGGACTCGCTGGGGCAGGGGCCCGTGGACCTGCTGGGCTATTCGCAGGGGGCACGCGTGGCGCTGGCGGCGGCCGTGCGCGCGCCGGACCGCTTCGGCCGGCTCATCATGGAGAGCGGTTCGCCAGGGCTGCATCGGCGCCAGGAGCGCGCGGCCCGGCGTGAGGCGGACGGACAGCTGGCGGCCTTCATCCGTTCGCGGGGCGTGGACGCCTTCGTGGACCGCTGGGAGCAATTGCCGCTGTTCGACGGCCTGCGCCAGCTTCCGCAGGAGCGTAGGGACGCGCTGCGCTCACAGCGCCGCGCCTGCACGGCGGAGGGGCTCGCGGGCGCGCTGGAGTGTCTGGGGCTGGGTGTCCAGCCGGATTTCTGGCCGGAGCTGCATGCCCAGCGGCTGCCCACGCTGCTCCTGACGGGCGCTTCGGATTCGAAGTTCACCCAGATTGCCCGCCGCATGGCCACGGAGCTGCCGGTGGTCTGGCGCCACGCCTTCGAAGACTGTGGCCACGCGCCGCACCTGGAAGCGCCGGAAGCCTACGTCCGTGAAGTCCTCGGGTTCCTCCAGACTCCCTGGTACGAGGCCCCGCAGTTCGACAGCCCCATGCCCGTGCGCGAGGGAAGGGTGGCGTCGTGA
- the menD gene encoding 2-succinyl-5-enolpyruvyl-6-hydroxy-3-cyclohexene-1-carboxylic-acid synthase: MSSDANLNVLWARALLEELVRGGVRHAVVCPGSRSSPLALACAGTEGLRTWSVIDERSAGFFALGLAKQSRAPAVVVATSGTAGAHFYPAVIEAALSHVPLVVLTADRPLELQGWGAPQTVPQARFFGEHARFYADLGQPEAHDAALIHMRATVARAVVSAWRAPRGAVQLNVPFREPLAPIAEPFPEASLSALAKSGRAGAPLTRIVPPEPVPDASTLDEVRRRIAATTRGVIVCGPRDEMDGFAAAISALSQATGYPVLAESTSQARYGGGPLTLSYYDAMLRHAPFAKAHRPELVLRFGGGLTPKVPQQWLDGSGADTVLFSDGGGLFDPAHRASTVVEGSAVAACEALTRGLARGVGAWARGFLAAEQRVRTALEAAFAEQPDVLSEPRIAREVVAALPAGAPLFVSSSMPIRDLDAFAPAGTVPLRVLANRGANGIDGIVSSALGMAAAAGRSAVLLTGDLALLHDVGAFVTASRTRVPLTVVAVNNDGGGIFSFLPIAQVAPRDTFETLFGTPHGVDLSHAAALGGARLHRPETPVALRSAVREGLEGGLHLVEVRVDRNANVDEHRRLFARMAASLGEGPWA, from the coding sequence ATGTCGTCCGACGCTAACCTCAACGTGTTGTGGGCGCGCGCGTTGCTGGAAGAGCTCGTGCGCGGTGGGGTTCGTCACGCGGTGGTGTGTCCGGGTTCCCGGTCATCGCCCCTGGCCCTGGCCTGTGCCGGGACGGAGGGGCTGCGCACGTGGTCGGTCATCGACGAGCGCAGCGCGGGCTTCTTCGCCCTGGGGCTCGCGAAGCAGTCGCGCGCACCGGCCGTGGTGGTGGCGACCAGCGGCACCGCAGGCGCGCACTTCTACCCGGCGGTCATCGAGGCCGCGCTGTCTCACGTGCCCCTGGTGGTGCTGACGGCGGACCGGCCCCTGGAGCTTCAGGGCTGGGGCGCGCCGCAGACCGTGCCACAGGCGCGCTTCTTCGGAGAGCACGCGCGCTTCTACGCGGACCTCGGTCAGCCCGAGGCGCATGACGCGGCGTTGATTCACATGCGTGCCACCGTTGCCCGCGCGGTCGTCAGCGCGTGGCGCGCGCCGCGGGGCGCCGTGCAGCTCAACGTCCCATTCCGCGAGCCGCTGGCCCCCATCGCCGAGCCCTTCCCCGAGGCCTCCCTGAGCGCGCTCGCGAAGTCGGGCCGCGCCGGTGCGCCGCTGACGCGCATCGTCCCGCCCGAGCCGGTGCCGGACGCGTCCACCCTGGACGAGGTGCGCCGCCGGATTGCCGCGACCACTCGCGGCGTCATCGTGTGTGGCCCGCGAGATGAGATGGATGGATTCGCGGCGGCCATCAGCGCGCTGTCGCAGGCCACGGGCTATCCCGTGCTGGCCGAGTCCACCTCGCAGGCCCGCTATGGCGGCGGCCCGCTCACGCTGTCCTATTACGACGCGATGTTGCGGCATGCGCCGTTCGCGAAGGCGCACCGTCCGGAGCTCGTGTTGCGCTTCGGGGGCGGGCTCACGCCGAAGGTGCCTCAGCAGTGGCTGGACGGCTCGGGCGCGGACACCGTCCTCTTCAGTGACGGCGGCGGGTTGTTCGACCCGGCGCACCGTGCGTCCACGGTGGTGGAGGGCTCGGCGGTGGCGGCCTGTGAGGCCCTGACGCGAGGACTCGCGCGCGGCGTGGGGGCGTGGGCACGAGGCTTCCTGGCCGCGGAGCAACGGGTGCGCACGGCGCTGGAGGCCGCGTTCGCGGAGCAGCCCGATGTGCTCTCCGAGCCGCGTATCGCTCGCGAGGTGGTGGCGGCGCTTCCCGCGGGCGCGCCGCTCTTCGTATCCAGCAGCATGCCCATCCGCGACCTGGATGCCTTCGCTCCGGCGGGCACGGTGCCGCTGCGGGTGCTGGCCAATCGGGGGGCCAACGGAATCGACGGCATTGTCTCCAGCGCGCTCGGCATGGCGGCCGCTGCGGGCCGCTCCGCGGTGCTGCTCACGGGGGACCTGGCGTTGCTGCATGACGTGGGAGCCTTCGTCACCGCGTCGCGCACGCGAGTGCCGCTCACGGTGGTGGCGGTGAACAACGATGGGGGCGGCATCTTCTCGTTCCTCCCCATCGCCCAGGTCGCGCCGCGGGACACGTTCGAGACGCTCTTCGGTACGCCGCACGGTGTGGACCTGTCCCACGCGGCGGCGCTGGGCGGCGCCCGGCTCCACCGGCCGGAGACGCCCGTCGCGCTCAGGTCGGCCGTGCGCGAGGGCCTGGAGGGCGGGCTCCACCTGGTGGAAGTGCGCGTGGACCGCAACGCGAATGTGGATGAGCACCGGCGGCTGTTCGCTCGAATGGCGGCCTCACTGGGAGAAGGACCATGGGCGTGA
- the menC gene encoding o-succinylbenzoate synthase, with protein MRIAQVSLIPLRLELRQPLKTSQGGHAVREGFLVRVVDEEGREGLGEAMPLPAFGTESLEDCGVTLNAWLSELKGQFLGDSVRAIEDTLSPFPPAVARGDGVRIRARQVTPAGAMPAAEHALELALLDLLAQRQGVPLCWLLAEEARTEVAVNALLGADTPEALAGEARQAVAEGFGTLKLKVAGRPLDADEARVKAVRDAVGPDVKLRLDANGGWSEPDAKRALDRLGWYGLELVEQPTPPEDLAALWRVQRRAPCTVAADESLASPDALRALLTVDPLLGGGPAVGAVVLKPMVLGGLLPCLVVAMRAARLGMQAYVTSSIDGVVARAGAAHLAAALPSGALASGLAIGRLLAKEPEDHPYHPQQGVIRLSSTPGLGLSSQSLV; from the coding sequence ATGCGGATTGCCCAGGTTTCGCTCATTCCCCTCCGGTTGGAGCTGCGCCAGCCCCTGAAGACGTCACAAGGGGGGCACGCGGTGCGAGAAGGCTTCCTCGTCCGCGTCGTCGACGAGGAGGGGCGCGAAGGTCTGGGCGAGGCGATGCCGCTGCCCGCGTTCGGCACCGAGTCGCTCGAAGACTGTGGCGTGACGCTGAACGCCTGGCTGTCCGAGCTGAAGGGCCAGTTCCTGGGCGACTCGGTCCGGGCCATCGAGGACACGTTGTCGCCGTTCCCCCCTGCCGTGGCGCGAGGCGACGGCGTGCGCATCCGTGCACGTCAGGTGACGCCAGCGGGCGCCATGCCGGCCGCGGAACACGCGCTGGAGCTGGCGCTGCTGGACCTGCTCGCGCAACGCCAGGGTGTTCCGCTGTGCTGGCTGCTGGCGGAGGAGGCGCGGACGGAAGTGGCGGTGAACGCGCTGCTGGGCGCCGACACCCCCGAGGCCCTGGCGGGAGAGGCCCGGCAGGCCGTGGCCGAGGGCTTCGGCACGTTGAAGCTGAAAGTCGCCGGCCGGCCGCTGGACGCCGACGAGGCGCGAGTGAAGGCCGTGCGCGATGCGGTGGGGCCGGACGTGAAGCTTCGGCTGGATGCGAACGGCGGCTGGTCCGAGCCCGACGCGAAGCGCGCCCTGGACCGGCTGGGTTGGTACGGCCTGGAGTTGGTGGAGCAGCCCACGCCGCCGGAGGACCTCGCGGCGCTCTGGCGCGTTCAGCGCCGCGCCCCCTGCACGGTGGCGGCGGACGAGTCCCTGGCTTCTCCCGATGCGCTCCGGGCGCTGCTGACGGTGGACCCGTTGCTGGGCGGTGGCCCGGCGGTGGGCGCGGTGGTGCTGAAGCCCATGGTGCTGGGCGGACTGTTGCCGTGCCTCGTGGTCGCGATGCGCGCGGCGCGGCTCGGAATGCAGGCCTATGTCACCAGCTCCATTGATGGCGTGGTGGCGCGGGCTGGCGCGGCACACCTCGCGGCGGCACTGCCATCCGGAGCGCTGGCCTCCGGGCTCGCTATTGGGCGCTTGCTGGCGAAGGAGCCGGAAGATCATCCGTACCATCCGCAGCAAGGCGTCATTCGCCTGTCGAGCACCCCGGGGCTCGGACTGAGCTCCCAGTCCCTGGTGTGA
- a CDS encoding 1,4-dihydroxy-2-naphthoate polyprenyltransferase gives MSTSVPAPGPLSVKPRPGVKHWVMAARPKTLTAALVPVLVGTGLAFGSGVGRLLPALAALLGAVLIQIGTNFINDYYDFKKGADTHERLGPQRVTQSGLIAPGTVLAGAGVCFALATAVGMYLVAVGGWPIIAIGLTSLLCGYAYTGGPFPLGYNGLGDVFVFIFFGLVAVTGTYYVQAGTVDPAAWWAAVPVGASGTMLIVVNNLRDVTTDVKAGKRTLAVRFGTGVGKAEYLLLLVLSYATPFAMYALKLASPWVFLSLLSLPLAVPPLRQVLKQEGAALNPALGSTARLQLVFGVLFALGLYLR, from the coding sequence GTGAGCACGTCGGTTCCGGCGCCGGGCCCGCTGTCGGTGAAGCCCCGTCCCGGGGTGAAGCACTGGGTGATGGCGGCGCGCCCCAAGACGCTGACGGCGGCGCTGGTGCCGGTGTTGGTGGGCACGGGGCTCGCGTTCGGCTCGGGCGTGGGGCGCCTGCTGCCCGCGTTGGCAGCGCTGCTGGGCGCGGTGCTCATCCAGATTGGCACCAACTTCATCAACGACTACTACGACTTCAAGAAGGGCGCCGACACGCACGAACGGCTGGGCCCTCAGCGCGTGACGCAGAGTGGCCTCATCGCGCCGGGCACTGTGCTGGCGGGCGCGGGCGTGTGCTTTGCGCTGGCCACGGCCGTGGGCATGTACCTGGTGGCGGTGGGCGGCTGGCCCATCATCGCCATCGGCCTGACGTCGCTGCTGTGCGGCTACGCATACACGGGCGGCCCCTTTCCCCTGGGCTACAATGGCCTGGGAGACGTGTTCGTCTTCATCTTTTTCGGCTTGGTGGCGGTGACGGGGACCTACTACGTGCAGGCGGGGACGGTGGACCCCGCGGCGTGGTGGGCGGCGGTTCCCGTGGGCGCCAGCGGCACCATGCTCATCGTCGTCAACAACCTGCGCGACGTGACGACGGACGTGAAGGCTGGCAAGCGCACCCTGGCGGTCCGCTTCGGCACGGGCGTGGGGAAGGCGGAGTACCTCCTCCTCCTGGTGCTGTCGTACGCCACGCCCTTCGCGATGTACGCGCTGAAGCTGGCCAGCCCCTGGGTGTTCCTGTCCCTGCTGAGCCTGCCCCTGGCGGTTCCCCCGTTGCGGCAGGTGTTGAAGCAGGAGGGGGCCGCGCTGAATCCGGCGCTGGGGTCCACGGCCAGACTCCAGCTCGTGTTTGGAGTGCTGTTCGCGTTGGGCCTCTACCTGCGATGA
- a CDS encoding isochorismate synthase, producing MKTHTPVESQRWVAGMTPLAVVDPLAGADVLGVPTVYWERPLAQDAAAGWGEAAVVEAQDASDIPDVLASLGRVQVRWLGEAPESMPGPWFGGIRFGDSGTVDTAWASHGVTRWTLPEVLVFRTARGACVVAFAQEGRGGEDLVRSRLERVRACFPESYRHARGEPVALELRASRLDFEVRVQRALDAIASGHLQKVVLARPLDAEGPAPFDVVDVLARLREQNPRCATFLFRAPDDTCFLGATPETLCRVDGQVLETEALAGTAAPGQADGLRGHDKNVREHASVVRYLVTALTPLAEQVSSDAEPALLALKNVVHLRTGFRAELRPGVTPAQVVEALHPTPAVGGTPRERALSFLVEHEGLDRGWYAGPVGWVGPGRAHLMVALRSARVKGAKARLFVGVGLVAGSNADSEWRETEMKSLAMLRALGGGDVVRR from the coding sequence ATGAAGACGCACACTCCCGTTGAGAGCCAGCGCTGGGTGGCCGGAATGACGCCCCTTGCGGTGGTGGATCCGCTCGCGGGTGCGGACGTATTGGGCGTTCCGACCGTCTACTGGGAGCGTCCGCTGGCGCAGGACGCGGCGGCGGGGTGGGGTGAGGCGGCGGTGGTGGAGGCGCAGGACGCCTCCGACATTCCTGACGTGCTGGCCTCGCTGGGCCGCGTGCAGGTGCGCTGGCTGGGCGAAGCCCCGGAGTCGATGCCGGGCCCCTGGTTTGGCGGCATCCGTTTCGGTGACTCGGGCACGGTGGACACGGCGTGGGCGTCGCACGGTGTGACGCGCTGGACGCTGCCCGAGGTGCTGGTGTTCCGCACGGCGCGCGGCGCGTGCGTCGTGGCGTTCGCGCAGGAAGGCCGCGGGGGTGAGGACCTGGTGCGCTCGCGGCTGGAGCGCGTCCGTGCCTGCTTCCCGGAGTCGTACCGGCATGCGCGCGGCGAGCCCGTGGCGTTGGAGTTGCGCGCGTCGCGGCTGGACTTCGAGGTGCGGGTGCAGCGCGCGCTGGACGCGATTGCGTCCGGGCACCTCCAGAAGGTGGTGCTGGCGCGCCCGCTGGATGCGGAAGGGCCCGCGCCCTTTGATGTGGTGGACGTGCTGGCGCGGCTGCGTGAGCAGAATCCCCGCTGCGCCACCTTCCTGTTCCGCGCTCCGGACGACACGTGCTTCCTGGGCGCGACGCCGGAGACGCTGTGCCGGGTGGACGGTCAGGTGCTGGAGACGGAGGCCCTGGCGGGCACGGCCGCGCCCGGCCAGGCGGACGGGCTGCGGGGCCATGACAAGAACGTGCGCGAGCACGCGTCCGTGGTGCGCTACCTCGTCACCGCGTTGACGCCGCTGGCGGAGCAGGTGTCGTCGGACGCGGAGCCCGCGCTGCTGGCCTTGAAGAACGTCGTTCACCTGCGGACGGGGTTTCGCGCCGAGCTGCGGCCGGGGGTGACGCCGGCGCAGGTGGTGGAGGCGCTGCATCCCACGCCGGCCGTGGGCGGTACGCCTCGTGAGCGGGCACTGTCGTTCCTGGTGGAGCACGAAGGCCTGGACCGTGGGTGGTACGCGGGACCGGTGGGCTGGGTGGGGCCTGGGCGGGCGCACTTGATGGTGGCGCTGCGCTCGGCGCGCGTGAAGGGCGCGAAGGCCCGGCTGTTCGTCGGCGTGGGGCTGGTGGCTGGCTCCAACGCGGACTCGGAGTGGCGGGAGACGGAGATGAAGAGCCTGGCCATGTTGCGGGCCTTGGGAGGCGGGGATGTCGTCCGACGCTAA